The sequence GAAGTCTAACTTTCTCTGAACTACCGACCAATCTCCAGGTCCTATAAACCAATTTGCTTTGGCTTCTATATCACTCCATGCGGAATACACAGATCCAGGATCGGATTGGTATATTCTTTCTATACTAAAAATTTCATGGGCTACTTTCAGTTTTTCCATTGTTACTTCTTCCCTCTCTCCGTTTTTTCTAAAAATTCTCCCAATCGATCCAAATTCCTTTCCCAGAATTTTCTACGTTGGTGGACCCAGTTCTCGATTAGTTCCAATGAATTCGTTTCGACCCTACATGATCGTACTCGACCTATCTTTTGGGTTTTAATCAAACCGCTTTCTTCCAAAATTTGTACGTGCTGAACAACTGCGGCCATACTCATGTCCAAGGGGCTTGCAAGTTCGCTCACGGAAGCTGGTTTTTTGCTCAGTCTTTCTACGATATCACGGCGAGTAGGATCGGATAAGGCGTAGAATATTCTATCCAAGGAGGAATTGTTAAGCATTTGCTTAAGTATATACATGAAAGATAAATAGTCAAGCGTTTACTTAAGTATTTTTTTTGAGATTTAGGCAACTCAAGAAAAAGTTTAAATATATTGTTTTCCAATGGAGAAGCCACCGAAAATCCATTTGAAGGAGGGGCAAACGACATCCCAATCACTTCAATGAGCAGGATAATTGAAATAGATTTAAGAGAACTTCTTAATGAAAAAGATATTCCGCCGCCCATTTCTCCGGTTAATAATATTTTAATGTAAAAACTTTTACTCCGGACAAACTTCGCATTCCAATCTCGGCAAAATAACAGTCTATTATTTATGAAGAAGATATTATTTACCCAGAGAGCGAATACACCTCATTGGGTAGGAGACGGTTTTCCAGCGAGATCCATTTTCAGCTACCACGATATAGCTAAGGATATTTCTCCATTTTTACTTATGGATTATTTAGGCCCTGCCGAATTTCCTCCATCAAGATCAAGTCATCGTCGAGGTGTTGGTGAACATCCGCACCGAGGCTTTGAGACAGTTACAATTATCTATTCTGGAGAAGTAGCACATAGAGATTCTTCCGGTGGGGGCGGCGTTATTCGTGCTGGCGATGTACAATGGATGACGGCTGGTTCTGGATTGGTTCATGAAGAATTTCATGGAAAGGAAATCTCAGAAAAAGGCGGCGAGCTTCATGGCGTTCAAATTTGGGTTAATTTGCCAAAAGAGCATAAAATGACCAAACCCAAATACCAAGCGATCAAAAAGGAAAACATTCCAGTAATCCAACTCCCAGATGGAGCTGGAAATGTAAGGGTAATCGCCGGTGATTTTAACGGAACAAAAGGTCCTGCATCGACTTTTACCTCTATCAATATGTGGGACATTGATCTTAAGGCTGGCCGACTAGTTGAGTTTAAGGTTCCTGCCGATCAAACTGCAGTCGTATTTGTGGCTCATGGACCGGTCTCAATCAATGAAGGTCAGTTCATTGAAGATGCAGAAATTGCAGTTTTAGAAAAAGAGAATGATACTTTTACTCTTAAATCTACCCAAGATGCGAAGCTTATGTTTTTGGGTGGCGCTACTATAAACGAACCGATTTCTGGATACGGACCATTCGTAATGAACACGCCGGCTGAAATCGCTGAAGCTTTGAAAGATTATGAAAGCGGAAAAATGGGTGTCTTAGAAAAGTTAGAAGGATCGGAATAAGACCGGTGGATAGAGATGGAGATCAGGTTCGTATGTATTTCTCGAATCCGTTAGTAACGACTGATATTTTGCTCAACAATCTTTCCACTTATTTTGAAAAGACCTCGTATAACTACGATCTTATCTCCGAAGATTAGGTATTAGTACCAATAGAAATTCCCAAAAAATTTAGATACTATTACTTATTACCTAAATCTTTCGGGACTTTTCCATGATCCTTTTTAAACAAATTCGAAAACTATTATATGCTGTTTTTTTTATATTCTTCTTAGCCGCTTGTTCTAATGGAAGCGGCGGAAATAGTTCTCTTGCTTTAATAGCTCTCTTGGGTGGATCTTCCGAGTTGCCTGCACAATGGACTTGGGTAAGCGGTCGTTCCTTTGATACCGTAGGTGGTGGATACGGCATAGGAGTATACGGTACAAAGGGTATCGCCGACCCCGCAAATTTCCCGGGAGGGCGTCAAGATGCAATGCAATGGGTAGATTCCTCGAACAACCTCTGGCTATTCGGAGGAACTGGTAGAGATCCAGGTACAGGTTTTGGAAGATTAAACGATCTCTGGAAATTCGACGGCACCAATTGGACTTGGGTGAAAGGATCCAATACTGTTAATGCTGCTGGGGCTTATGGAACGAAAGGTGTCGCTGCTCCTGGCAATGATCCAGGAGCAAGGGTTAGCGGAACTACTTGGGTAGATTCGTCAGGAAACCTATGGCTATTCGGAGGTTGTGGTAATATTAACAGTGGGGATTGTTATAGCGATCTTTGGAAATTTGACGGGACAAATTGGACCTGGGTAGCGGGGCCAAATACCAAAAATACAAACGGAGTTTATGGTACAAAAGGTGTAGCAAATTCGGCCAATTTTCCGGGAGGACGGCAAGGTGCAGCCGGCTGGAAAGACTCATCCGGCAATTTATGGATATTCGGAGCAAACGCCGGCTTAGAAGAATCGTTTGGCACTCCTTCAACGCTGAACGATCTATGGAAATTTGACGGAACCAA is a genomic window of Leptospira neocaledonica containing:
- a CDS encoding pirin family protein translates to MKKILFTQRANTPHWVGDGFPARSIFSYHDIAKDISPFLLMDYLGPAEFPPSRSSHRRGVGEHPHRGFETVTIIYSGEVAHRDSSGGGGVIRAGDVQWMTAGSGLVHEEFHGKEISEKGGELHGVQIWVNLPKEHKMTKPKYQAIKKENIPVIQLPDGAGNVRVIAGDFNGTKGPASTFTSINMWDIDLKAGRLVEFKVPADQTAVVFVAHGPVSINEGQFIEDAEIAVLEKENDTFTLKSTQDAKLMFLGGATINEPISGYGPFVMNTPAEIAEALKDYESGKMGVLEKLEGSE
- a CDS encoding kelch repeat-containing protein encodes the protein MILFKQIRKLLYAVFFIFFLAACSNGSGGNSSLALIALLGGSSELPAQWTWVSGRSFDTVGGGYGIGVYGTKGIADPANFPGGRQDAMQWVDSSNNLWLFGGTGRDPGTGFGRLNDLWKFDGTNWTWVKGSNTVNAAGAYGTKGVAAPGNDPGARVSGTTWVDSSGNLWLFGGCGNINSGDCYSDLWKFDGTNWTWVAGPNTKNTNGVYGTKGVANSANFPGGRQGAAGWKDSSGNLWIFGANAGLEESFGTPSTLNDLWKFDGTNWTWVAGLKTIGGPGDGNRGTINVPAPSNLPSSRGKAISWVDSNDNLWLFGGDSYDGYWNDLWKFDGANWTWVGGSSTPNEAGVYGKKNTPSSQNKIGSRGNGIGGKLPNGKIWIFGGTGIDSVGTSGGLNDLWIFDGKNWTWKGGTDLAIQAGNFGPKGKAGTDYYPGGRFGPSGWTDSKGYIWIFGGQGIDANGNNEFQNDLWKVRP
- a CDS encoding ArsR/SmtB family transcription factor, with protein sequence MLNNSSLDRIFYALSDPTRRDIVERLSKKPASVSELASPLDMSMAAVVQHVQILEESGLIKTQKIGRVRSCRVETNSLELIENWVHQRRKFWERNLDRLGEFLEKTERGKK